The following are from one region of the Meiothermus sp. Pnk-1 genome:
- a CDS encoding ABC transporter ATP-binding protein — MSLRVENLTKRFHPDLPPVVQGVSFSLERGEVFALLGPSGCGKTTTLRLIAGFEHPDAGAVYLDDQAITRLPPERRGIGFVFQDYALFPHLTVLHNVAFGLRGLPPRQRRARALEVLQLVGMTVFKDRKPSELSGGQQQRVALARAIAPGPKVVLLDEPFSSLDAGLRQATRDEVRHLLKQSGITSVLVTHDQEEALSFADRLAVMRGGQLEQIGTPEEVYERPSTPFVAQFLGRTNLLPGEARGLEATTALGKVPLAGGAVGPVMLSLRPEHLRLEAGGEAEVLTREFKGHDLTYRVRLAGREYLVHEASGSSFQPGDRVHIRVVAKAVVVGQHPAEAPPPSKA, encoded by the coding sequence GTGAGCCTGCGGGTAGAGAACCTCACCAAACGCTTTCACCCGGATCTGCCCCCGGTGGTGCAGGGGGTGAGCTTCAGCCTCGAGCGGGGAGAGGTCTTCGCCCTGTTGGGGCCCTCCGGCTGCGGCAAAACCACCACCCTGCGCCTCATCGCCGGGTTCGAGCACCCCGACGCCGGAGCCGTCTACCTGGACGACCAGGCCATCACCCGCCTTCCGCCCGAGCGGCGCGGCATCGGCTTCGTCTTCCAAGACTACGCCCTCTTCCCCCACCTCACCGTGCTGCACAACGTGGCCTTCGGCCTGCGCGGCCTGCCTCCACGGCAGCGGCGAGCGCGGGCCCTCGAGGTCTTGCAGCTGGTGGGGATGACCGTCTTCAAAGACCGCAAGCCCAGCGAGCTTTCCGGCGGGCAGCAGCAGCGGGTCGCCCTGGCCCGGGCCATCGCGCCGGGGCCCAAGGTGGTGCTCCTCGACGAGCCCTTCTCCAGCCTGGATGCCGGGCTGCGCCAGGCCACCCGCGATGAGGTGCGGCATCTGCTCAAGCAAAGCGGGATCACCTCGGTGCTGGTCACCCATGACCAAGAAGAAGCCCTCTCCTTCGCCGACCGGCTGGCGGTGATGCGGGGGGGCCAGCTCGAGCAGATCGGCACCCCGGAGGAGGTCTACGAACGCCCCTCTACCCCTTTCGTGGCGCAGTTTTTGGGCCGCACCAACCTGCTGCCGGGGGAGGCCCGGGGCCTCGAGGCCACCACCGCCTTGGGCAAGGTCCCCTTGGCCGGCGGGGCGGTAGGGCCGGTGATGCTCTCGTTGCGCCCAGAGCACCTGCGGCTGGAAGCGGGCGGCGAAGCCGAGGTGCTCACCCGGGAGTTCAAGGGCCACGACCTCACTTACCGGGTGCGGCTGGCGGGCCGGGAGTACCTGGTGCACGAAGCCTCCGGCAGCAGCTTCCAGCCCGGCGACCGGGTGCACATCCGGGTGGTGGCTAAAGCGGTAGTGGTGGGGCAGCACCCCGCCGAAGCGCCACCGCCTTCCAAGGCTTGA
- a CDS encoding iron ABC transporter substrate-binding protein has protein sequence MKKAVSALLTVALALGVAQAQQSLTLYTGRSQALVDKLVQQFQKDTGIKVNVRYGRDAEILAALQEEGSRSPADVFWANTSGALEEAVKRNLLVQLPASLTRQPQEFVPSHGRWVPVSVRFRVAAYNPAKVKDSDFPASVMDLPKVAKFKGRIGWTPTYSSFQDFITAMRAVKGEAATKAWLQAMIAAGAKAYPSNPPMLEAMQAGEIDVALTNHYYIQRILAGVGEGEYEGKGESEEEAKKELAAREAKAGVATYYFAPGDVGGLALVTGAGILATSKNRADATRFLNYLLSSKAQPYFVNEVREYPVIAGIALPRTMLPFAKAIQLSPKIDFAKLTDLEGTLKLLREVGLL, from the coding sequence ATGAAAAAAGCCGTTTCCGCGCTTCTTACCGTGGCGCTGGCCCTGGGGGTCGCCCAGGCCCAGCAGAGCCTCACCCTCTACACCGGGCGCAGCCAAGCCCTGGTAGACAAGCTGGTGCAGCAGTTCCAAAAGGACACCGGGATCAAGGTCAACGTGCGCTACGGACGCGACGCGGAGATCCTGGCAGCCTTGCAAGAGGAGGGCAGCCGCAGCCCCGCCGACGTGTTCTGGGCCAACACCTCGGGGGCCCTCGAGGAGGCGGTCAAGCGCAACCTGCTGGTCCAGCTCCCGGCCAGCCTGACCCGTCAGCCGCAGGAGTTCGTACCCTCCCATGGGCGCTGGGTTCCGGTTTCGGTGCGCTTCCGGGTGGCGGCCTATAACCCCGCCAAGGTCAAGGACTCGGACTTCCCGGCCTCGGTGATGGACCTGCCCAAGGTGGCCAAGTTCAAAGGGCGCATCGGCTGGACCCCCACCTACTCGAGCTTCCAGGACTTCATCACGGCCATGCGGGCGGTGAAGGGCGAGGCCGCCACCAAGGCCTGGCTCCAGGCCATGATCGCCGCCGGGGCCAAGGCCTACCCCTCCAACCCGCCCATGCTCGAGGCCATGCAGGCCGGGGAGATCGACGTGGCGCTCACCAACCACTACTACATCCAGCGCATCCTGGCCGGGGTGGGTGAGGGCGAGTATGAGGGCAAGGGAGAGAGCGAGGAAGAAGCGAAGAAGGAGCTGGCCGCACGCGAGGCCAAGGCCGGGGTAGCCACCTACTACTTCGCCCCTGGCGACGTGGGCGGGCTGGCCCTGGTTACCGGCGCCGGCATCCTCGCCACCAGCAAAAACCGAGCCGATGCCACCCGCTTCCTCAACTACCTGCTCTCGAGCAAAGCCCAACCCTACTTCGTCAACGAGGTACGGGAGTACCCGGTGATCGCCGGGATTGCCCTGCCCAGGACCATGCTGCCCTTCGCTAAGGCCATCCAGCTGAGCCCGAAGATCGATTTCGCCAAGCTCACCGACCTGGAAGGCACCCTCAAGCTGTTGCGCGAGGTGGGGCTGCTCTGA
- a CDS encoding di-heme oxidoredictase family protein yields MLHDGRARTLEEAILWHGGRQGTSTSCWPS; encoded by the coding sequence ATTCTCCACGACGGGCGGGCGCGGACGCTCGAGGAGGCCATCCTCTGGCACGGGGGCCGCCAAGGGACCTCCACGAGTTGTTGGCCTTCTTGA
- a CDS encoding metalloenzyme — MAFLFVDGLGLSDDPRSPLQTLELPTLRWLTRGFSRQPFVAAPTRAYRVLDATLGVEGLPQSGTGQTTLLTGTNAARWLGYHQGPHPLRRLQDLLREESLQVWSQARGLEVLHANGYRQEYLERVQTSRRNLLSAFAYAARSAGLELRSLEDPLAIAPAFWDEPEKAGERLAQLAERHDWVVLEYWALDYFAHREPHLLPERLLELDRFLRGWLEANPSATLLLTSDHGNAEEPWHPQHTRNPVPLIVVGPLAATLPPMSSLTDVAPWVRAVLGK; from the coding sequence CTGGCCTTTTTGTTCGTGGACGGACTGGGGCTGAGCGATGACCCCCGCAGCCCGCTCCAGACCCTCGAGCTGCCCACCCTGCGATGGCTGACCCGCGGCTTTTCGCGCCAGCCTTTTGTTGCCGCCCCGACCAGGGCTTACCGGGTGCTGGACGCCACGCTCGGGGTCGAGGGACTGCCCCAGTCGGGTACCGGGCAGACCACGCTCCTCACCGGCACCAACGCCGCCCGGTGGCTGGGCTACCACCAAGGCCCACACCCTTTACGCCGCTTACAAGATCTGCTGCGCGAAGAGAGCTTGCAGGTGTGGAGCCAGGCCAGGGGCCTCGAGGTCCTCCACGCCAACGGCTACCGCCAGGAGTACCTGGAGCGGGTCCAGACCTCGCGGCGCAACCTGCTCTCGGCCTTCGCCTACGCGGCCCGCTCGGCGGGGCTTGAGCTGCGCTCGCTCGAAGACCCCCTGGCCATCGCCCCCGCCTTCTGGGACGAGCCGGAGAAAGCCGGGGAGCGGCTGGCCCAGCTGGCCGAGCGACACGACTGGGTGGTGCTCGAGTACTGGGCGCTAGACTACTTCGCCCACCGCGAGCCCCACCTGTTGCCCGAGCGCCTCCTCGAGCTGGACCGGTTTTTGCGGGGCTGGCTCGAGGCCAACCCCTCCGCCACGCTTCTGCTGACCTCCGACCACGGCAACGCGGAAGAACCCTGGCACCCCCAGCACACCCGCAACCCGGTCCCCCTGATCGTGGTCGGCCCCCTGGCCGCTACGCTCCCGCCCATGTCGAGCCTGACCGACGTGGCGCCTTGGGTTCGCGCGGTGTTGGGGAAGTAG
- a CDS encoding iron ABC transporter permease has protein sequence MLEARRMGRKQATRPIPPYFLVPAVLAGAGVLLPLVYLLLRALEADPQTLAQLVLRERNLHLLGNTLWLTLGVMAGTTLLALPLAWLTARSDLRGQRLLALLLTLPLAIPGYVGAFALLGASGPGGLIHALTGIPWPRPSGYWGALGVLVLFTYPYLFLNLRSALLGLDPSLEEAARSLGYRGLEVFFKVVLPQLRPALYAGWLLVGLHVLGDFGVVSLMRFETFSYAIYLQYSASFDRIYAAWLSLMLLVLTAGFLLAEARSLRGLSLSRVGLGSARRQRAVALGGWRWPALGLVALTLGAALGVPGAAIAYWVFRWPGDYNRGLEGIVQSFLHSAQASAPAAILAALLALPLAYLGVRFPSAFSRALERTAYLGYTVPPLAFALALIFFSLRAVPFLYQTLALLVLAYSLHFLAEAIGPIRSALYQASPRLEEAARSLGYSPVGAFVKASLPLLQRGVLASMALVFLSSLKELPLTFLLAPVGFDTLATRIWGYTSEAMFAEAAPYALLIALFSALFVGLLLAQERKT, from the coding sequence ATGCTAGAAGCACGCCGTATGGGGCGAAAACAGGCAACCCGGCCCATCCCCCCATACTTTCTCGTCCCGGCCGTGCTGGCCGGGGCGGGAGTCCTGCTGCCTCTGGTGTATTTGCTGCTGCGGGCCCTCGAGGCCGACCCCCAGACCCTGGCCCAACTGGTCCTCCGCGAGCGCAACCTGCACCTGCTGGGCAACACCCTCTGGCTCACCCTGGGGGTCATGGCGGGGACTACCCTGCTGGCGCTGCCGCTGGCCTGGCTCACCGCGCGCAGCGACCTGCGCGGCCAGCGGCTTTTGGCCCTGTTGCTCACCCTGCCGCTGGCGATCCCCGGCTACGTGGGGGCCTTTGCCCTGTTGGGCGCCAGCGGGCCGGGCGGGCTCATCCACGCCCTCACGGGTATCCCCTGGCCGCGGCCCTCGGGGTACTGGGGGGCCTTGGGGGTGCTGGTGCTCTTCACCTACCCCTACTTGTTCTTGAACCTGCGCTCGGCGTTGCTGGGGCTCGACCCCAGCCTCGAGGAGGCCGCCCGCAGCCTGGGATATCGCGGCCTCGAGGTCTTTTTCAAGGTCGTGCTCCCCCAGCTAAGGCCCGCCCTGTACGCCGGTTGGCTCTTGGTGGGGCTGCACGTGCTGGGCGATTTCGGGGTGGTCAGCCTGATGCGCTTCGAAACCTTCAGCTACGCGATCTATTTGCAGTACTCGGCCTCCTTCGACCGCATCTACGCGGCCTGGCTCTCGCTGATGCTGTTGGTGCTCACCGCCGGCTTTCTCCTGGCCGAAGCCCGGTCGCTGCGGGGGCTTTCCTTGAGCCGGGTCGGGTTGGGGAGTGCCCGGAGACAACGCGCCGTAGCGCTCGGGGGGTGGCGCTGGCCCGCTTTGGGCCTGGTGGCCCTCACGCTGGGGGCAGCGTTGGGGGTGCCGGGTGCGGCCATCGCGTACTGGGTGTTCCGCTGGCCCGGCGACTACAACCGGGGTCTGGAGGGGATCGTGCAAAGCTTCTTGCACTCGGCCCAGGCTTCGGCTCCGGCGGCCATCCTAGCCGCCCTGTTGGCCCTGCCGCTGGCCTATCTGGGGGTGCGTTTTCCTTCGGCCTTCTCGCGGGCCCTCGAGCGCACCGCCTACCTGGGCTACACGGTGCCGCCGCTGGCGTTTGCCCTGGCCCTGATCTTCTTCAGCCTACGGGCGGTTCCCTTTCTCTATCAGACCTTGGCTTTGCTGGTGCTGGCTTACTCCTTGCACTTTCTGGCCGAGGCCATCGGACCGATCCGCAGCGCCCTCTACCAGGCCAGCCCGAGGCTCGAAGAAGCCGCCCGCAGCCTGGGCTATAGCCCTGTGGGGGCCTTTGTGAAAGCCAGCCTGCCCCTCCTCCAGCGGGGGGTGCTGGCCAGCATGGCCTTGGTGTTTCTCTCGAGCCTCAAGGAGCTTCCCCTCACCTTCCTTCTGGCCCCGGTGGGTTTTGACACCCTAGCCACGCGCATCTGGGGGTACACTTCGGAGGCGATGTTCGCCGAAGCCGCCCCTTATGCCCTGTTGATCGCCTTGTTCTCGGCGCTGTTCGTGGGGCTGCTGCTCGCCCAGGAGAGAAAAACGTGA